From a single Streptomyces sp. NBC_00377 genomic region:
- a CDS encoding outer membrane protein assembly factor BamB family protein → MATSAAPNVLRALGNQDPRRIGDYRLRAVIGQGGMGRVYLGELARGGRPAAIKTIKADHVLDAEFRERFTREVAACRKLGGHCTPAVQNYSLDGLRPWLAIDYVKAPTLKDLVKESGPLPVPAAMALVRELARILVRLHELRLVHRDLKPSNILVTPDGPCMIDFGLVRDITLPSGSLSTPRGTVGYVAPEQVRNRGVGGATDVYALGGVLAFAVTGEDLPLGDNGVMVARRPDGSPDIAHLPAVVRDLVDACMVQDASGRMAPAALMDRADRLSLSAQGVGGGRATTGLGALAWLPEGAQEVLRRYANVLVPQAPADPPAGPTPYRRPHARPARSGPGPLSGAPAATRIAPRWSYRLPGRTYYATPLPHQGRLLVAALDGTVRALDCADGTPVWTRALGARVECTLAAAGETVIVPCADRAVYALDLASGATLWRHGTGNTAPSAPSATDSLICLGDREGRVTALEPGSGRLRWRTGAGSRAVLGAPAVREPTGVVYAAAWDHHLYAFDAADGTRLWRSPTGGELQGGPVVAGDTVLVGSGDRHVYAFDAASGKQNWRFRTEGQVVASPAVHDGLVWVGCADGGVYALSLTDARVVHRYLVGAAIRATPTPHDQCVYVASQDGVVHVVHSRTGHRRRWFEADSAVDSAVAVADGLVYVGSADGRVHAVELGAGRTRTLVRESCP, encoded by the coding sequence ATGGCCACGTCTGCAGCCCCGAACGTCCTGCGGGCACTGGGCAACCAGGACCCGCGCCGGATCGGGGACTACCGCCTGCGGGCCGTGATCGGTCAGGGCGGAATGGGCCGCGTCTACCTGGGTGAGCTCGCGCGCGGCGGGCGGCCCGCCGCGATCAAGACGATCAAGGCCGACCACGTCCTGGACGCCGAGTTCCGCGAGAGGTTCACCCGTGAGGTCGCGGCGTGCCGGAAACTGGGCGGGCACTGCACGCCCGCGGTGCAGAACTACAGCCTCGACGGCCTCCGGCCCTGGCTCGCCATCGACTACGTCAAGGCGCCCACCCTGAAGGACCTGGTGAAGGAGTCCGGGCCGCTCCCCGTGCCCGCGGCCATGGCCCTCGTACGGGAACTGGCCCGGATCCTCGTCAGACTGCACGAACTGCGCCTGGTCCACCGTGATCTGAAGCCCTCGAACATCCTCGTCACCCCCGACGGACCCTGCATGATCGACTTCGGGCTGGTCCGGGACATCACCCTGCCGTCCGGCAGCCTCTCCACGCCGAGAGGCACAGTGGGATACGTGGCACCGGAGCAGGTCCGCAACCGGGGTGTCGGCGGAGCGACCGACGTGTACGCGCTCGGGGGCGTACTGGCCTTCGCCGTGACGGGCGAGGACCTCCCGCTGGGCGACAACGGGGTGATGGTCGCCCGCCGGCCGGACGGCTCACCGGACATCGCGCACCTGCCCGCCGTCGTCCGCGACCTCGTCGACGCCTGCATGGTCCAGGACGCCTCCGGCCGTATGGCCCCTGCCGCCCTGATGGACCGGGCCGATCGCCTTTCCCTGTCCGCGCAGGGCGTCGGCGGCGGCCGCGCGACAACCGGCCTGGGCGCTCTCGCCTGGCTTCCGGAGGGCGCCCAGGAGGTACTGCGGCGCTACGCGAACGTACTCGTGCCGCAGGCGCCCGCGGATCCGCCGGCCGGTCCGACGCCCTACCGGCGGCCGCACGCGAGACCCGCCCGGTCCGGGCCCGGACCCCTGTCCGGTGCACCGGCGGCGACCCGCATCGCGCCCCGCTGGTCGTACCGGCTGCCCGGGCGGACCTACTACGCCACGCCGCTGCCGCACCAGGGCCGCCTCCTGGTGGCCGCGCTCGACGGCACGGTGCGCGCGCTGGACTGCGCCGACGGCACACCCGTGTGGACCCGCGCGCTGGGCGCACGGGTCGAATGCACCCTGGCCGCGGCCGGCGAAACGGTGATCGTCCCCTGCGCCGACCGCGCCGTCTACGCCCTGGACCTCGCCTCGGGCGCCACACTGTGGCGGCACGGCACCGGCAACACCGCGCCCTCGGCGCCCTCGGCGACGGACTCCCTGATCTGTCTGGGCGACCGTGAGGGAAGGGTGACGGCGCTGGAGCCCGGGTCCGGCCGGTTACGGTGGCGGACGGGCGCGGGCAGCCGGGCCGTCCTCGGGGCGCCGGCCGTCCGCGAACCGACGGGCGTCGTCTACGCGGCGGCATGGGACCACCACCTGTACGCCTTCGACGCCGCCGACGGCACGCGGCTGTGGCGGTCGCCGACCGGCGGGGAGCTCCAGGGCGGGCCGGTGGTGGCGGGCGACACCGTCCTGGTGGGCAGTGGGGACCGCCATGTGTACGCCTTCGACGCCGCGAGCGGGAAGCAGAACTGGCGCTTTCGGACCGAGGGCCAGGTCGTCGCCTCCCCCGCCGTCCATGACGGGCTGGTGTGGGTGGGCTGTGCCGACGGCGGCGTCTACGCCCTGTCGTTGACCGACGCCAGGGTCGTCCACCGCTACCTGGTCGGCGCGGCGATCCGCGCGACGCCGACACCGCACGACCAGTGCGTCTACGTCGCGAGCCAGGACGGGGTGGTGCACGTCGTGCACAGCCGCACCGGGCACCGCCGGCGCTGGTTCGAGGCGGACAGCGCCGTGGACTCCGCGGTCGCCGTGGCGGACGGTCTGGTCTACGTGGGTTCGGCCGACGGCCGTGTACACGCCGTCGAGCTCGGGGCCGGCCGCACACGCACGCTCGTCCGGGAGTCGTGCCCATGA